The Nitrospira sp. sequence ACGAAGCCTCTTCACCAGCCTTTGGTTCGGCAAGCAGAATATTGGATCATCTCTCTTGGGATGTCGGTGATCGCATATCTGCTCGAGAGAGTGATTCTACGTTCGATCAAGAACGGCGAAGCGAAACCCTAACGACCGCGTATCAGATCAAGGATCAGTCCGACCGTCAGCAGGCCGGCCGCGATGCCGAACGTAATCGGTATCCAGCCGGCGACTGTTCCTGACGTGGCTGTGAGCCCACTGGCAAGAATGCTGGCCGCCGCGGTCAGCCCCAATGTCAGACGCCGCCCTGTGTGCCGGACCATTTCCTCGAGCGAATTGGCCCGGAAATTGACGACAAGCTTCTGGCCCGGGCGCGCGCCGATCAAATGTTCGATCGCCTCGAACACTCGTTCGGCCCGTACCTTCAGCTTCTGTGACTGATACAAAAGTGTCTTTGGATCGAGCGTGGCTCCCATGCGTTTGATCATAAGTCGCATGAGGAACTTGCCTGCGACGTCATACGGATCGAGTTTTGGGTCGAGATTCGCAGTCGCCAGTTGCACTTGCGCGAGCGCTTTGGCCGCGAGGGTGAGCGAAGCCGGTAGCGGAACGCCGTGGCGGAACCCGATCGCGCTCATTTCCTGGAGAAGCGGCCCGATCTGCATCTCGGCCAGAGCCGCTTTGCGGTATTTCGTCATGACTTCCCCGATCTCACTTTGAAACCGGGGCAGATCCAGATCGCTGCGGTCGAGAGAGCCGGTCATCATCAGCGTGACGTCGCTGAGAAAACCGACATCCTCCTTCCAGAGCGCCATCAGTAATAACAGGAGATGCTCGCGCACGTTGGCATCGACGGAGCCGACCATCCCGAAATCGAGAATGTAAATACGGTTCTTCCACCACATCAGATTGCCTGGGTGCGGATCCGCGTGGAAAAAACCCTCGGCAATGATTTGCTTGTAGTAACTTTCCATGAGCTGACGGGCTGCTTCGATACGCTCCGGACCTTCCGGTGCCTGCGTGACCGGAACACCTTGAATCTCCTCCATCACCAGCAGTCGGGATGTCGATAGTTTGTGATGCACGGAGGGGACTGCGAGATGATCATAGTCCACGAGTACCGTCTGCATGCGGTCGATGTTCTCGATTTCTTGATGGAAGTCGAGCTCACGGTGCAGCGATGTGGAGAGATGCTTGAAGACCGCCTCCATATTCACCACTTGATTGAGGGCAGGGCGTTGGCCGACTTTCTGGGCGAATATTTCGAGCAGGGCAAGATCTTGTTCGATTTCGGCGCGCGCCGTGGGCCGTTGAACTTTGATGACCACACGATCACCGCTTTCAAGCGTGGCCCGATGAACTTGCGCGATCGTCCCGGCCGCAAGCGGCTTGGGGTCAATCGACTCGAACACGTCCTCCCACGGAACACCCAATTCTTGCTCAGCAACCTTGACGACTTCACTTTCGGGCATAGGTGGAACGTGGCTCTGCAGCATCGCGAGTTCTTCGATGTATTCCGCTGGAAGGAGATCCGGACGGGTGGACAGCACTTGGCCGAGCTTTGAAAAGGTCGGACCCAGCTCCTCCAGCGCAGCCCGTAGGCGCTTCGCCTGCTGACGGCGAATGGAAACATCTGCTGTCTCCGGTTGTCCAAACAGCTCCTTCAAGCCATGCTTCGCCATCACCGTTGCGATTCGCACGGCCCGTGCTCCCAGATGGGGTTCAGTGACGTGGGATTCCGGCTGTGGCTTATGGATGCGCACGGATTCTTGAGCTGACCCATCCGCCGCTGACTGGGTATTCACGATCACAACGGTGCAGCGGGAATTGTGGCTGATACGGTTCGGGATATTGCCGAGCAAAAACTGCTTTCGGCCGGCCATTCCCGAATTGCCGACGACCAAGACGTCGATTTGTTCCTGCTCAGCGGCGCGCAGGATTGCCGATGCCGGATCACCATGACTGACAACGACGGAGTGTCCGCGCTCTCCGGCGATCTGTCTCACGAACGTTTCCAGTTCGTCGTTGGCGGCGGCTGCCCGGGTGTGCTCGGCTGCGCCGAATTCGGTGGTGGCCGGGTGTTGCGGAAGGATGACCTGTACCACGAACAGCTCCGTGCCATATCGTTCAGCGAATTGAGCGGCCCAACGAACGGCCTGATCCGCCGTGTGCGAGCGGTCGGTTCCGACCATGACCCGTCGAATGGCGCCGTTCTGAGGATGATCGTCCATAATCGTTTCGCGCCTTACTCACAACAATCGGGGATCGAGTATGACCACTGCCACAATCGCAAGTCAATTATGCATAGACGACAGGAAGCCGAGTCTCAGCGTGATGGATGGCCGTTATGCAGAGCCAAACCGCTTCATTGACGACTCATCGATCACGTTCGTATGATCCGCCTCTATGTCGGACCGTAGCAACCATGGGCAGGCGAACCTCACCCTGCTTGCCGCGCTGGTCGGCCTCATCGTGAGCGCAGTGTGGATCTGGAAACGCCTATCGCCTGACACACAGGACTACATTGTGGATCAGGCGGTGCCGATGGCTGCGATCGGGTTGGTGCTTGCCGTCCTGCTGTTCATTCCTGTGAGGGCGCTCCGTCGCCATCGCACGAAAGCGCGGGAGCGAACCAAGCTTCTGAGGCTGTTCGAGCAAGAAACCGCCCGGGATAAACGGCTCGACCTTGCTTTTGCCTTGCTTGAACTCAACGAATACCGAATCGACGGGCTTGAATCAGCCGTCCCTGCCCTGAAGGAACTGTTGGCCACGACCTTAGAACGAGCGCTGGGGGATAAGCAGCATCGCATCCGAGGGATGGCGGCCAGCCATTTGGGCGCGCTAAGAGATCTGTCGGTGGTACCGCTCCTGGTCAAAGCACTGGAAGATGATCATGCCTATGTGCGTTCCTGCGCAGCCTTGGGACTTGGACGACTACGGGCCACCGAAACACGCGAACGCCTGAAGACGGTCATGGAACATGATTGGGACCAAACCGTCAGAAGTCGAGCCAGGGAAGCGCTGGAACGGATGCGGGAGTAACGATCTCGGTATGCCGGGTCGAGGTCTGTTCCTAGACCCACTCAATCACGGCAATTTCAGGCCTACAGTTGAAACGAAACGGGAGGAAGGACCAACCCAGCCCCCGGTTGACGTACAGCCTGTGCCGGCCGGATTCGTGCCAGCCAGCCACACGGCCGTTGCACCCAGGAGGAAGCCAAAAGATGGGTATTCCCGGCACTCTCCACTGCCCTCCGTGACTGTGTCCGCAGAGAATCAAGTCAACGGCATGATGCGCTTCGATATGGTCCAAAATATTCGGTGCATGGGCCAGGAGCAGCGTAAAGCGACGGTCGGCTCGAGAAGGGATACATCGAAGATCGGCGCGATGGAGGGAGGGATCATCAACACCCACGATCACCAATTCTCCCCTGCCCGTTGAAACGATGGTACTTTGATTGACCAGCAACGTGATCTTGTGTCGATCGGCAAGTTCGGCATATTGTGCAATCGGCACCCCGCTGTAATGGTCATGGTTACCCAACGTCATGTACACGGGTGCGATGGCTTGCAGGTGTTCGAGGAAACGGAAGAGATGGGGCAAGCCTTCGGGTACGTTGAGCAGATCTCCGGTGATGAAAATCCAATCAGGGGCAAGCTTTGTCACTGTTTCGACAATACCATCATGCCGCGGGTGATATCGGTCAAGATGCAGATCTGTGAGATGGACGGCACGATGGCCGGCCAGGGAAGGATGTGCATGGGTGAGGATGGAGATTTCGTGATCGGATAAACCCCATTCCCAATGAGGGACGAGACTGAAGATTCGATAGAGTGGCTCGCTTAAGCAATAGCCGACGAATGATCGCGCGCGATCAGGCCATGACACCGCCCGTCGCCTGCTCATGTCCCAACTCGTGATTGGCCTGATCGTTCCCACATGGGCTAGAAAAAGTATACCATGGGCCTTCTTTCCGGCTGATTTGACGATAGAATTCAGCGGAACGTGGGCCCTTCAACGCGCGTGGTTGTGTGATCAAGTGATCGATCCCTTCCTCACAGGCAACATTCCTGGAATCGGCGGGCACATTCGCGCCACGCCCGAAGACTTTCAAGTCGAAGAGCGGCCGCTCTACCTCCCATGCGGGGAGGGAGAGCATCTGTACGTCACGATTACGAAACGTAATCTTTCCACGCCGGATCTCGTTCGCCGGCTCTCGTCTTCTTTGGGGATCAAGGCACAGGCAATCGGTGTCGCGGGGCTCAAGGACGCACGGGCGGTCACCACGCAGATGGTGTCCCTCCAAGGAATCACGCCAGACCACGTCTCCAACGTAAAGATCGATGACACACTGCTAAGCCTAGGGATCCTCGGACGCCATCGCAATCGGCTGCGAACCGGCCATCATGGGGGCAACCGATTTCGCTTGGTCATACGCCAAGTCGCCGGCCATGCCGTTGAAGCGGTGCCGGCCATTCTCCATCAACTGCGTGCGCGTGGCGTGCCCAACTACTTCGGGCCACAGCGGCAAGGGAAAGCCGGCGACAATTACCAAATCGGAGCCGCGCTGCTCCATGATGCTCGTCGACGTGAAAAGATGAATCGAAGCACGCGTATCTGGTATCTCAATGCCTATCAGTCGTTTCTGTTCAATCGACTGCTGGCGCGGCGGATCGATCAGATCGACCGAATCTTCGTCGGCGACTGGGCCATGAAGTTGGAGAACGGCGCCTGTTTCCATGTCGACAATGCCGAGAACGAGCAGCCGCGGGCAGACCGTTTTGAGATCAGCCCGACAGGAATCCTCTTTGGGTCGCGCGTGTCCTGGGCAAGCGGTGAACCAGGTCAGATCGAGCAAGAAGTCATTGCAGAAGCAGGCACGACAAAAGAAGCCCTCATTGCCGCCGCAAAGGCCTGCGGATTCCGTGGCGAACGGCGGGCGCTGCGCGTCCCCCTTGCCGATCTGGAATGGTCGCTGAGCGGGGATGCCCTTACCATCTCCTTCAGTCTGCCCCCAGGCGCCTACGCCACAAGCGTACTCAGAGAACTGATGAAAGTATCTCCAGCGAGTCCTTAGCTCCCAATCCTCATTCTCTTCCGCCCACAAACCCGAGTGGTACAATAGGCTCACAAGCAGAGAGCGGGACTATGAACCAGCACCAGGAAAGCGTCTACCTTCAAGGGCACATCATCGATTCTCTCGTGCTGGCCAAGGTGTTGGATCTCATCCTGATGATGGGAGGTACGTTTGATCTGGAGGATGTTCATATCGGAAAGACCCGGGAAGAACCATCTCACGCACTCATTCGCATTCGAACAAGCTCCAAAACGCTTCTAGACGACATTCTCAAGACGATTCAACCACACGGCGCGTCGGTCAAGTGTGAGGTAGACTGCCGGACCGCCAGCGCGTCCGCCGACGGGGTGTTGCCCGAAGAGTTCTACGCCACGACGCATTTACCCACCCAGATCCGTCTCAATGGTCGATGGTTAGACGTGGATCGTATCGAGATGGATCTGGCGATTGTAGTCAATGAAGAAGGCTCAGCGGCCCACGCCCTCCCGATGGGCGACGTTCGTCTGGGAGATCGAATCGTCGTGGGTCGGGAAGGCGTCCGTGTCATCCCTCTGCAACGTCCGCCCGAACGGGATGTCTTCGGATTCATGGAGTCGCAGGTGTCGGCCGAACGCCCGCACAGCCATATTATTGCCGACATTGCTGCACGGATGCGCCAGCTGCGGGAACGGCACAAACGGGGGCAGGCGGATTCGAAGGTCCTGCTCGCGGGTGGGCCTGCGATCATTCATGCAGGCGGACGAGACGCGTTGGCGTGGCTCATCGAGGAAGGATTCGTACACATCCTGTTCTGTGGGAATGCGCTCGCGGCTCACGACATGGAAGCGGACTTGTACGGCACCTCATTAGGGTATGGGCTGACCGCGGGTCGCGCGGTCCCGCATGGCCATGAGCATCATTTGCGGACGATCAACCGCATTCGGGCAATCGGCAGTATTGAATCAGCGGTAACCTCCGGCGTCATCAAGCAGGGGATTATGGCAGCCTGCGTCCGACAAGGCATTCCGGTCGTGATGGCGGGAACGATCCGCGACGACGGCCCGCTTCCCGGTGTGATCACGGATTCCGTCCGCGCACAAAGCGCCATGCGTGCCGCAGTTCCCGGTGTCGGGCTGGCCTTGCTGGTCGCATCCACGTTGCATGCCGTGGCAACCGGGAATCTCTTGCCGGCAACGATTCCGACCGTCTGTGTGGACGTGAACCCATCCGTACCGACCAAGCTCGCCGATCGTGGAAGTTTTCAGGCTGTGGGGCTCGTGATGGACGCGGCATCATTTCTGTCCGAGTTGGCCAGACTACTAGGACGGCCGGCATGAACCGCCTGCTGGTATGCCCTCCGGACTTTTTCGGGGTCGAGTATGAGATCAACCCTTGGATGCGGCTCAGCAATCGGGTGGATCACGAACAGGCGATGCGGCAGTGGCATGCGCTCATGGAGGTCTTCGAGAAGGATGTGGGTGTCGCGCTTGAGCGCATGACGCCGATCGCCGGGCTGCCGGACTTGGTGTTTACAGCCAATGCCGGTGTCGTCGTGGGACACAAGGCAGTGGTGAGCCGATTCCGTTACCCTCAACGGCAACGAGAAGAGGGGTATTTCGAGCATTGGTTTCGCGGACACGCGTACGACATCATCACGCTTGAGGAAGGACTCTTCTTTGAAGGCGCGGGGGACCTCCTGGGCTTTCCGGAGTGTTGGTTCGGGGGATATCGTCAGCGATCGGACATTCGTGCGTTCACGGTCTTGAGCGAACATTTCCATCGGGAGATTATCCCTCTTGAACTCGTCGATCCTCGCTTCTATCACCTCGATACCTGTTTCTGTCCGTTAAGTGGAGGCGAGCTCCTGTACTTCGAAGCCGCATTCGACGTCTATGGCCGGACGGCGATAGTTGAACGAGTCCCTGACCGGCTTCGTCTGACTGTTCCGGAAGATGAAGCGTTGAAGTTCGCGTGCAATGCCGTCTGTGTCGGAAAACATGTCGTGCTTCCCACTGGATGTCCCACCACTCAGCACTGGCTCGTTGCCCGAGGATACGAGACTCATCCCGTTCAGCTCGATGAATTCATGAAGTCGGGCGGCTCAGCTAAATGCCTCACGCTGGCGCTGGACTAGTACCCATTATTCATCAATGGTCAACCGGGGATTGCGGTTCTTCCCCAAGTTGCTGTCTGCCTGACGAATGACGGTTGATGGACTTATTTCTTCCGGAACAGGAATGCTCCGTACAGACCTGCAATCGCAATCGTGACCAGCTCGATAGTCAGGAGCATGCGGCTCACGACGGCTTCCGGCGCGGGTGGGTAAAGGATGAAATACATGCCGAGAAACTCAGGCGTCTGAGTGGGTGGAGTCTCCCATGGAGGGAACAGCACGGCTACAATCAGAAACACGACCATTCCGTAGAGCACCGGGAGATTGAGTTGTTCCGGCACAGAATTATCGGAGCGAGAAGGCGCTGGAGTATCTGTTCTTCCGTCGAGCCGCTGCCCGCATTGGATACAGAATCGGTTGATCTCCGGCTGCGACCGGCTGCAGGCAGTGCAGATTTGCATAGCGCATGTGGTGGAGAGGTATGTAAAGGGAGATTACACGAAACGCAACGATAATTCCTAGTTCAAGTAATACCCGTACCAGGAACCAAGCTCAAAAATGATACCCGACACCGAATGAAACGAAGTGCATGGTATAGGTGGCATTCATGCCGAAGAAGAACGGGAAGAGCTCAGGGTTGTCGTCGAAATTAAAGCGTGTATAGTTAAACTTCCATTCCGCGAATGCTGTGACGTGTCTGGTCATATAGTATTCGAGACCGGCTTTAACATTTACTCCAATTCTTGCATTGTCTGATGTCGACGCAGGGGAATTCGGCGCAAGTCCTTCCCCTTTAATCCGAGCGAAAAATATTCCGGGGCCCACGCCTATATACGGCTGTACGCGGGCATGCGGGTAACGAAACATGAGGTTGAATGGAGCGACGGTCAAGACCCGCAGATAGGTCCCCTGAAGCGTCGCAGTGGGAGTTACTCCCGGAAAAGCTGGGTTTTGAAAAGTATGCCTTTGTTGTTCGATATGTGGGGTTGAGTGAAACACTTCTGCTTCAAGACCAAACCAACGAACGGAATCAAAGTAATGCCCGACTTTCCCGCCGAACATGAATGAAGAGGAGAGCTCCAGATCGCTATGGGTGGTCCCTGAAAGAAAAAATGAGGAATTAACGTCGACGCTCGTCAGCCCTCCGTCGCCGACCGGCACCGCCGCTCCCAATTGTCCAGCGATGTAGGTTTCGGAATACGCATGAGACACGCTTAACACCAGCACGATCAACACCTGCAGCAAAGAGCGCGTGATCCATGCAGAACTATGTTGCTTCATAGACAATTCTCTGGAAGGTCTCTTCCTTATTGTCATCTATCCTATGGCGTGAAGCCTCGATCACGAAATCATTTCTGAAATTTTGACTGAAGAAAAGCGCGCCACATGTCATCCACATGGCGCGCACTCGGCCGAAAGTGAGATGGCATCGACAAGATCAGAGGGATGGCTCCTCGATTCGTTGACAGATACTCGATAGCTTCCTATATAATCCGCCGGTGCTAATACACGCGAGATTCTTACCATTACGCTGATCTTCTGATGCCAGCCATCAACGCGATCGCGATTATCGGAGCCGGTGCCTGGGGTACTGCTTTGGCCAAACACCTTGCCGAGAAAGGGTTCACCGTTCGTCTTTGGGCTTATGAACACGATGTCGTCAGCGCGATCAACGCCTCTCACGAAAACCCCGTTTTCCTTAAAGGAGTCACGCTCCCTCGAAGTTTGACGGCAACTCACTCTCTCGTCGAAGCCGTAACAGGTTGCGAAGGGATTGTTTTTGCCGTTCCTTCACATGCCACTCGACCCGTATTACACAAGATGGCCCCCGCTCTCTCCGGCTCCATACCGTTGGTGTGCGCAACTAAGGGCATCGAGGAAGGCACGACCAAACTGATGACTGAGGTCATGGAAGACGAGTTGCCGCCCTCTATGCACCGTTCATTCATGGTGCTCTCCGGCCCCAGCTTCGCATCGGAATTCAGTGCAGGCCGACCTACGGCCGTGTGTTTGGCCGGCACCGATGGGGAATTGGTCAGGCGGTTTCAGGGCGCGTTGATGACACCCGCGTTTCGTGTGTACGCCGATACCGATATGATCGGCGTCCAACTCGGCGGCGCACTAAAGAACGTGATGGCGTTGGCCGCCGGCGTGATTGATGGGTTGGAGCTAGGCCTCAATGCCCGGGCAGCCCTCATTACACGCGGTCTGGCTGAGACCATTAGGCTTGGCATCGCGATGGGAGCTGATCCACGGACCTTCTATGGGCTCTCCGGTGTCGGCGATCTGGTGTTGACGTGTACGGGGGCGCTGAGCCGCAACCATTCAGTCGGTGTCCGGCTTGGTCGAGGGGAAAAGCTCGAGACGATTTTGACCGGGATGCAGGCGGTCGCAGAAGGCGTGCGGACAGCTCGTGCGGCATTCGCATTGGCCCGCCGCTATCAGGTCGAGATGCCGATCACACAAGAGATCAACGCCGTCCTGTACGACAATAAGTCGTGTCGGAAGGCCGTGAGTGATCTGATGGAGCGGGATGCCAAACCAGAGAAGGAATGGGCATGAATCCGGAAGGACTCGAACGGCTGCTACGAGAGGTCCATCGGGGACAGGTCACGGTGGAGCAGGCACTCCAGCGCCTGCGATCCCTGCCTTTCGAGGACCTCGGCTTTGCTTCGCTCGATCACCACCGGTCGCTCCGTCAAGGATTTCCCGAAGTCGTCTTGTGCGAGGGGAAAACCACCGCACAAGTGATCGCGATCGCTCGGGCTCTCATCAAAAAAGAGGGACCGTTTCTCGCCACTCGTGCCGACCCAACAGTCGCGCGCGCCATTCGCCGCATGGCCCCCCGGGCACGCTACCATCCTGACGCGCGCATCGTGGCGATTCATCCCTCAAGACCGAAACGTCTGGGGCATATACTTGTGGTCACCGCGGGGACTGCCGATGTGCCTGTGGCTGAAGAAGCCCGTGTCACAGCAGAAGTCATGGGTAGCCATGTGGAACGACTGTACGATGTCGGCGTCGCAGGGATCCATCGGCTGCTTGGGAAAAAAGACCGGCTGTTTGATGCGCAGGTGGTGGTCGTGGTCGCCGGGATGGACGGCGTCTTACCGAGTGTCATCGGTGGCTTGGTGCAGTGTCCGGTCATCGCCGTACCGACCAGCCGCGGCTATGGGGCAAGTTTCGGTGGAGTGGCTGCTCTTTTGACGATGCTCAATTCTTGCGCAGCGGGGGTGGGGGTGATGAATATCGACAATGGCTTCGGCGCGGCATGTCTCGCGCATCGGATCAATCTGTTGGGTGCGAGGCGTTAGCCACGAGACAGGCAACCGAGGTTCATTTCACTTCCAGCGTTCCACGTTTCGGCCATGCAACCATCACCGTACGCAATCCCTTTTCTCCATTGGCCAACAGCTTAGTGCGCACTTCATAGGAATAGGTACCCACGCCGGAAAGTTGCTTGCGGTGGTTCTGTCCATCCCAGGCCAGTTCGACGGAAACCTTCGATCGCTCCGTTTCTCCGTCCGTGGTTGATGGGATTGGGACGGCCTGTCGATGAGTGAGAAACCGAAGCGATGTTTTCGAGGGAGAACTAATGAGAGAGGTCACTTCCAGAATCATGTCCCTGTCCACCTCTTTCGGGAGCTGTACCGTCACGGAAAACTGAAGAGGTCCGTTGCCCAAGGTATAGGGAGTCGGTGCGATATTGAGGTTGACGATTTTGAGCTCCGGTTCAGGACGAGGAATGCGAGTCGGCTTAACCTTCGAGTGGCTGTCTGCTGGGAGAAACGCCGCAAGGCTGCCACAAAGGGTCAGCAGCGCCAGTACAAGCCTCGTACGACGTACGTAGGTTGAAGTCGTCAACGA is a genomic window containing:
- a CDS encoding HEAT repeat domain-containing protein, with translation MSDRSNHGQANLTLLAALVGLIVSAVWIWKRLSPDTQDYIVDQAVPMAAIGLVLAVLLFIPVRALRRHRTKARERTKLLRLFEQETARDKRLDLAFALLELNEYRIDGLESAVPALKELLATTLERALGDKQHRIRGMAASHLGALRDLSVVPLLVKALEDDHAYVRSCAALGLGRLRATETRERLKTVMEHDWDQTVRSRAREALERMRE
- a CDS encoding universal stress protein, with product MDDHPQNGAIRRVMVGTDRSHTADQAVRWAAQFAERYGTELFVVQVILPQHPATTEFGAAEHTRAAAANDELETFVRQIAGERGHSVVVSHGDPASAILRAAEQEQIDVLVVGNSGMAGRKQFLLGNIPNRISHNSRCTVVIVNTQSAADGSAQESVRIHKPQPESHVTEPHLGARAVRIATVMAKHGLKELFGQPETADVSIRRQQAKRLRAALEELGPTFSKLGQVLSTRPDLLPAEYIEELAMLQSHVPPMPESEVVKVAEQELGVPWEDVFESIDPKPLAAGTIAQVHRATLESGDRVVIKVQRPTARAEIEQDLALLEIFAQKVGQRPALNQVVNMEAVFKHLSTSLHRELDFHQEIENIDRMQTVLVDYDHLAVPSVHHKLSTSRLLVMEEIQGVPVTQAPEGPERIEAARQLMESYYKQIIAEGFFHADPHPGNLMWWKNRIYILDFGMVGSVDANVREHLLLLLMALWKEDVGFLSDVTLMMTGSLDRSDLDLPRFQSEIGEVMTKYRKAALAEMQIGPLLQEMSAIGFRHGVPLPASLTLAAKALAQVQLATANLDPKLDPYDVAGKFLMRLMIKRMGATLDPKTLLYQSQKLKVRAERVFEAIEHLIGARPGQKLVVNFRANSLEEMVRHTGRRLTLGLTAAASILASGLTATSGTVAGWIPITFGIAAGLLTVGLILDLIRGR
- a CDS encoding tRNA pseudouridine(13) synthase TruD, coding for MSQLVIGLIVPTWARKSIPWAFFPADLTIEFSGTWALQRAWLCDQVIDPFLTGNIPGIGGHIRATPEDFQVEERPLYLPCGEGEHLYVTITKRNLSTPDLVRRLSSSLGIKAQAIGVAGLKDARAVTTQMVSLQGITPDHVSNVKIDDTLLSLGILGRHRNRLRTGHHGGNRFRLVIRQVAGHAVEAVPAILHQLRARGVPNYFGPQRQGKAGDNYQIGAALLHDARRREKMNRSTRIWYLNAYQSFLFNRLLARRIDQIDRIFVGDWAMKLENGACFHVDNAENEQPRADRFEISPTGILFGSRVSWASGEPGQIEQEVIAEAGTTKEALIAAAKACGFRGERRALRVPLADLEWSLSGDALTISFSLPPGAYATSVLRELMKVSPASP
- the larB gene encoding nickel pincer cofactor biosynthesis protein LarB — its product is MNPEGLERLLREVHRGQVTVEQALQRLRSLPFEDLGFASLDHHRSLRQGFPEVVLCEGKTTAQVIAIARALIKKEGPFLATRADPTVARAIRRMAPRARYHPDARIVAIHPSRPKRLGHILVVTAGTADVPVAEEARVTAEVMGSHVERLYDVGVAGIHRLLGKKDRLFDAQVVVVVAGMDGVLPSVIGGLVQCPVIAVPTSRGYGASFGGVAALLTMLNSCAAGVGVMNIDNGFGAACLAHRINLLGARR
- a CDS encoding TIGR00300 family protein, with product MNQHQESVYLQGHIIDSLVLAKVLDLILMMGGTFDLEDVHIGKTREEPSHALIRIRTSSKTLLDDILKTIQPHGASVKCEVDCRTASASADGVLPEEFYATTHLPTQIRLNGRWLDVDRIEMDLAIVVNEEGSAAHALPMGDVRLGDRIVVGREGVRVIPLQRPPERDVFGFMESQVSAERPHSHIIADIAARMRQLRERHKRGQADSKVLLAGGPAIIHAGGRDALAWLIEEGFVHILFCGNALAAHDMEADLYGTSLGYGLTAGRAVPHGHEHHLRTINRIRAIGSIESAVTSGVIKQGIMAACVRQGIPVVMAGTIRDDGPLPGVITDSVRAQSAMRAAVPGVGLALLVASTLHAVATGNLLPATIPTVCVDVNPSVPTKLADRGSFQAVGLVMDAASFLSELARLLGRPA
- a CDS encoding metallophosphoesterase, whose protein sequence is MSRRRAVSWPDRARSFVGYCLSEPLYRIFSLVPHWEWGLSDHEISILTHAHPSLAGHRAVHLTDLHLDRYHPRHDGIVETVTKLAPDWIFITGDLLNVPEGLPHLFRFLEHLQAIAPVYMTLGNHDHYSGVPIAQYAELADRHKITLLVNQSTIVSTGRGELVIVGVDDPSLHRADLRCIPSRADRRFTLLLAHAPNILDHIEAHHAVDLILCGHSHGGQWRVPGIPIFWLPPGCNGRVAGWHESGRHRLYVNRGLGWSFLPFRFNCRPEIAVIEWV
- a CDS encoding outer membrane beta-barrel protein codes for the protein MKQHSSAWITRSLLQVLIVLVLSVSHAYSETYIAGQLGAAVPVGDGGLTSVDVNSSFFLSGTTHSDLELSSSFMFGGKVGHYFDSVRWFGLEAEVFHSTPHIEQQRHTFQNPAFPGVTPTATLQGTYLRVLTVAPFNLMFRYPHARVQPYIGVGPGIFFARIKGEGLAPNSPASTSDNARIGVNVKAGLEYYMTRHVTAFAEWKFNYTRFNFDDNPELFPFFFGMNATYTMHFVSFGVGYHF
- a CDS encoding NAD(P)-dependent glycerol-3-phosphate dehydrogenase, which encodes MPAINAIAIIGAGAWGTALAKHLAEKGFTVRLWAYEHDVVSAINASHENPVFLKGVTLPRSLTATHSLVEAVTGCEGIVFAVPSHATRPVLHKMAPALSGSIPLVCATKGIEEGTTKLMTEVMEDELPPSMHRSFMVLSGPSFASEFSAGRPTAVCLAGTDGELVRRFQGALMTPAFRVYADTDMIGVQLGGALKNVMALAAGVIDGLELGLNARAALITRGLAETIRLGIAMGADPRTFYGLSGVGDLVLTCTGALSRNHSVGVRLGRGEKLETILTGMQAVAEGVRTARAAFALARRYQVEMPITQEINAVLYDNKSCRKAVSDLMERDAKPEKEWA